One Chitinophaga parva DNA segment encodes these proteins:
- a CDS encoding TonB-dependent receptor produces the protein MKLLVMLLLSAIVQLKAETFAQRVTVKAKNASLIEIIAQLKKQTDYDFLYNNEAVRNIGAITVDVKDVDLRKALDDCLKGQPVRYSINNRTVLIMGRQETPVPESNRVQPIQVTGVVRDSTNGEALIGATIGVEGTSNGARTNEKGAFSIAVPGPDAVLVVSYVGYQTKRVTVGAETALNIFLRRSDAKLDEVVVVGYGTRVKGAVTGAISTVKSDVFESRPLNNSYDALQGTIPGLTITRASGQPGSTNYGFQVRGYSSANGNDPLVLVDGIPGDINTINTNDIAEVTVLKDAAASIYGARAASGVILVTTKRGKKGPPTVSYTGNVGYKQPTYLRKMQNTTQFAHFMDEGLRNVGIDGFSPEVFQKIAENAPPDPQGWNYGVTNYPGFYGYTDWNKVIYKNTTQQIHNINVSGGSDNNDYLLSVGYNRDNGIVRYGDNRSDGYNMRLNYDFRLGKKVTVETRSYFDNRSVVTPTQLGSALTNVTRQFPYQPVYNPLGEFYGYQGYEGPAQYLAEGGNSLSNLSRFGANIKVDYNIIPDLKLTGQAAAKLDYQNGSTITRTITRYNWAGGIQDVRNTPNSANYSNDKTLNKLYQAYLDYNKHFGMLHTINFTGGASLEQNRAEGQSTYGYNFLGNDIFTLNLADRTKAAYANFTGYLNNQALASYFGRLSYTYNDRLVVDFTARADGSSKFAPEKRWSAVFPAVAAAYNFSEERFVKNWDVFDLLKLRASWGKMGNQNLGILGLYDYIPLISIAGNYPIGSPNAGLTGANANPASPDRTWETIETRNIGIDMSVFRSRLSFSFDYYNKINNDMLVNVAVPAVYGATPPSTNQGKLNTKGFETSLTWKDQIRDFHYSVSLQLSDSRNKLVELKNTDNYTEGLNQFRQGYPIYSYFGYVYEGIIKTQKQLDDYKQLQGIPNRIAIGDVMYKDVDGDGKLTAFGDKSKGLAGDMVYLGNLIPRYTYSSNISVGYKQLDLQLFLQGVGKRDVVYEGNISRPNTFFWPSLSYFYGKTWSQDRPNAPYPRYLPGNLGYDDVANYDYHTSSMVLQNVAYLRFKLITIGYTLPASVLKAVKVQYARVYFSGQDLLTFSKGTLGGNFDPEDGYRNEGTYPFDKVYSLGLSVKF, from the coding sequence ATGAAGCTCCTCGTTATGCTATTATTATCGGCCATCGTACAGCTAAAGGCCGAAACGTTCGCGCAACGGGTGACCGTAAAGGCGAAAAACGCTTCCCTTATCGAGATCATCGCACAGCTTAAAAAGCAAACAGACTACGACTTCCTGTACAACAACGAAGCCGTCCGGAATATAGGCGCTATTACGGTTGATGTGAAAGACGTAGACCTGCGCAAGGCGCTGGACGATTGTTTGAAGGGCCAGCCGGTACGTTATTCCATTAACAACCGCACCGTGCTGATCATGGGCCGGCAGGAAACACCAGTCCCGGAAAGCAACCGTGTGCAACCTATACAGGTGACCGGTGTAGTAAGGGATTCTACCAATGGGGAGGCGCTTATTGGCGCCACCATAGGGGTGGAGGGCACTTCCAACGGGGCGCGCACGAATGAAAAGGGCGCCTTTTCGATCGCCGTGCCAGGGCCTGATGCCGTGCTGGTGGTATCGTATGTAGGGTACCAGACCAAAAGGGTGACAGTAGGCGCCGAAACGGCGCTGAACATTTTCCTACGCCGTTCCGATGCCAAGCTGGATGAGGTGGTGGTAGTGGGGTATGGCACCCGCGTAAAGGGCGCCGTTACCGGTGCAATTTCCACGGTGAAGTCCGACGTATTTGAAAGCCGCCCGCTCAATAACAGCTACGATGCGCTGCAAGGCACGATACCCGGCTTAACGATCACCCGCGCCAGTGGACAGCCAGGCAGCACTAATTATGGCTTCCAGGTGAGGGGGTATTCTTCGGCAAACGGGAATGATCCCCTGGTGCTGGTAGATGGTATTCCCGGCGATATCAATACCATCAATACCAACGACATTGCTGAAGTAACAGTGCTTAAAGACGCAGCCGCTTCTATCTATGGTGCCCGTGCAGCCAGCGGCGTGATCCTGGTGACCACCAAACGGGGAAAGAAAGGCCCGCCCACGGTGTCTTACACAGGGAACGTGGGTTACAAGCAGCCTACTTACCTGCGCAAAATGCAGAATACAACGCAGTTTGCCCACTTCATGGACGAAGGCCTGCGGAATGTAGGCATAGATGGTTTCTCGCCGGAAGTGTTCCAGAAGATCGCGGAAAATGCCCCGCCTGATCCACAGGGCTGGAATTACGGGGTGACCAATTATCCCGGGTTCTACGGTTATACCGACTGGAATAAGGTGATCTATAAGAACACCACGCAGCAGATCCATAATATCAACGTCTCCGGTGGCAGTGATAACAATGATTATCTCCTGTCCGTAGGCTACAACCGCGATAACGGGATCGTGCGTTATGGTGATAACCGGTCGGATGGTTACAATATGCGCCTGAACTATGATTTCCGCCTGGGTAAAAAAGTAACGGTAGAAACCCGTTCCTACTTTGATAACCGGAGCGTGGTAACACCCACCCAACTTGGCAGCGCGTTAACCAACGTGACCCGCCAGTTCCCATACCAGCCGGTGTACAATCCCCTGGGAGAGTTCTATGGCTACCAGGGCTATGAAGGCCCGGCACAGTACCTGGCTGAAGGCGGCAACAGCCTGAGCAACCTTTCTCGGTTTGGCGCCAATATCAAAGTGGATTACAACATTATCCCTGATCTGAAACTGACCGGCCAGGCGGCCGCAAAACTGGACTACCAGAACGGTAGTACCATTACCCGTACCATCACCCGCTACAACTGGGCGGGTGGTATACAGGATGTCCGGAACACGCCCAATTCCGCGAATTACAGCAATGATAAAACGCTCAATAAATTATACCAGGCCTACCTGGATTATAATAAGCATTTTGGAATGCTGCATACGATTAACTTCACCGGTGGTGCATCACTGGAACAGAACCGTGCAGAAGGACAGTCCACTTACGGGTATAACTTCCTGGGCAACGATATCTTCACCCTTAACCTGGCGGACCGTACGAAAGCGGCCTATGCCAACTTTACCGGTTATCTTAATAACCAGGCGCTGGCCTCTTATTTTGGCCGGTTGAGTTACACGTACAATGACCGCCTGGTGGTAGATTTCACCGCCCGCGCGGACGGAAGTTCCAAATTTGCACCGGAAAAGCGCTGGAGCGCTGTGTTCCCTGCAGTAGCCGCAGCTTATAATTTTTCAGAAGAAAGATTTGTAAAGAACTGGGACGTATTCGACCTGCTGAAACTACGGGCTTCCTGGGGCAAAATGGGTAACCAGAACCTGGGTATCCTGGGCCTCTATGATTACATTCCGCTTATCTCCATTGCAGGTAACTACCCGATCGGGTCGCCCAACGCAGGGCTTACCGGGGCCAATGCCAACCCGGCTTCTCCTGACCGTACATGGGAAACCATTGAGACCCGTAACATAGGCATAGACATGTCTGTATTCCGTTCCCGCTTATCATTCTCGTTCGATTATTACAACAAGATCAATAACGATATGCTGGTGAACGTGGCAGTGCCGGCGGTATACGGCGCCACCCCGCCTTCCACCAACCAGGGTAAGTTGAACACAAAAGGGTTTGAGACCTCGCTTACCTGGAAAGACCAGATCAGGGATTTTCATTACAGCGTATCGCTCCAGCTGAGTGATAGCCGCAATAAGCTGGTGGAACTGAAAAATACCGACAACTACACGGAAGGGTTGAACCAGTTCCGGCAGGGATACCCGATCTATTCCTACTTCGGTTATGTGTATGAAGGCATCATCAAGACCCAGAAACAATTGGATGATTATAAGCAGTTACAGGGCATTCCTAACCGCATTGCCATTGGCGATGTGATGTACAAAGATGTGGACGGTGATGGTAAGCTGACCGCCTTTGGCGATAAGAGCAAAGGGCTGGCGGGTGATATGGTATACCTCGGCAACCTCATTCCCCGTTACACATATTCTTCCAATATTTCCGTTGGCTATAAGCAACTGGACCTGCAGCTCTTCCTGCAGGGCGTTGGAAAACGGGATGTTGTCTATGAAGGCAACATCAGCCGGCCCAATACTTTCTTCTGGCCCTCGCTGTCATACTTCTATGGTAAAACCTGGTCGCAGGACCGGCCCAATGCGCCCTATCCGCGTTACCTGCCAGGCAACCTGGGGTATGATGACGTAGCAAACTACGACTATCATACATCGTCTATGGTCTTGCAGAACGTGGCTTACCTGCGCTTTAAACTGATCACTATCGGGTACACATTGCCCGCATCCGTGCTCAAAGCCGTTAAAGTACAATACGCCCGCGTTTACTTCAGCGGCCAGGACCTGCTTACTTTCTCCAAGGGTACGCTGGGGGGCAATTTCGATCCGGAAGACGGATACCGTAACGAAGGCACATATCCTTTCGACAAAGTTTACTCCCTGGGTTTAAGTGTAAAATTCTAA
- a CDS encoding alpha-L-rhamnosidase-related protein produces MQIVTLNRALLLSLFLLLAQTQAFCTTQTAVLAQDTGAHQVQLSYPGNPVTLLIDYSNGAMIKALRIKGGANLLSASGVTTGILLPTGKAYSSASGHPASIRRSGNRLTVSGISYGDDSLRIIETWDFLLTRENISWEITRTYSNSAVLDNDAFPEWAFQHMNTWTGGILDNGGVVWCKYLTGINDTYGVHTGGVTLWNTASGNGLRISASPVPGHETATRYSHSDKDEFVVDHVVSDAGLKQRYHLSRFVRGRSLVFAPHVVLKSKIRARYDIAYVNYPEAYTRGNLPGIDAIAVRELMNTTGRYGVVDNRITGGNGWLSNWKCLHEPFFAQIGLALDDSNYDRNLSATLDQERDLAMKPDGRVLSRWHDVPGDEIPGTYNKETGYYEAMWGYTVDSQTGYVINVCEQFDLTGKLSWLRSHQQSCEKALDWLIKRDSDHNGIFEMVNHNITEKTASDWLDIVWASYENAFVNAQMYGALQHWSGCERVLGNMPESEYYASVALKLKTAFNKPIEDGGFWSEKDGQYVYWRDNDGSIHGNNLVTPVNFAAIAFGLCDQPARIKTILDSIEQRMTREHLFHWPLCFDSFREEEVSAGNWPFPKYENGDIFPTWGYLGVRAYAPYNKDIALKYIRNILHQYQLDGLSSQRYSRITQQGQGDDVLAGISTTITALYRDIYGIRPKWNRMGLEPHLDSTLDGTSFRYMLRDTAYQVSLRLGTYRLSGDNFSVAATTGFGVANRKDGLHYYHLNKDSCTLNIKTTTGKQSIGLSVQRWDEAQLLFNLHSKGPLKMDIKGLVPDSFYTIHAGHLSKRVKATNEGSLSVSWTNPGQLDFTVKKDPADQP; encoded by the coding sequence ATGCAAATTGTTACATTAAATAGAGCCCTGCTCCTTTCCCTCTTCCTGCTGCTGGCGCAAACGCAAGCCTTCTGTACAACCCAAACGGCAGTATTGGCACAGGATACGGGAGCGCACCAGGTGCAGCTCTCCTACCCCGGTAACCCGGTTACACTGCTGATCGACTATAGTAACGGTGCTATGATAAAAGCGCTTCGCATCAAAGGCGGCGCTAACCTGCTGTCAGCATCCGGTGTAACTACCGGCATCTTACTTCCGACGGGCAAAGCGTATAGCAGTGCCTCGGGCCACCCGGCCAGTATACGGCGATCAGGGAACAGGCTGACCGTATCGGGTATCAGTTATGGAGATGACAGCCTGCGCATCATTGAAACATGGGATTTCCTTTTGACCCGGGAGAACATCAGCTGGGAAATTACGCGTACATACAGCAACAGCGCAGTACTCGATAACGACGCGTTCCCCGAATGGGCTTTTCAGCACATGAATACCTGGACCGGCGGTATCCTTGACAACGGTGGTGTTGTCTGGTGCAAGTATCTCACCGGCATTAATGACACCTATGGTGTGCATACCGGTGGCGTCACGTTATGGAACACGGCGTCCGGCAACGGGTTAAGGATCTCCGCCAGTCCCGTACCAGGTCACGAAACGGCTACCCGGTACAGCCATAGCGATAAGGACGAATTTGTCGTTGATCACGTGGTCAGTGACGCCGGTTTAAAACAACGCTATCACCTGAGCCGCTTTGTGCGGGGCAGGTCCCTGGTCTTTGCGCCCCACGTGGTACTTAAAAGTAAGATCAGGGCCAGGTATGATATCGCCTACGTGAACTACCCTGAGGCATACACAAGGGGTAACCTACCCGGCATAGACGCCATCGCCGTACGGGAACTGATGAACACCACCGGTCGCTACGGCGTAGTGGACAACCGCATCACCGGTGGCAACGGGTGGCTGAGCAATTGGAAATGCCTCCATGAACCATTCTTTGCGCAGATAGGCCTGGCTTTGGACGATTCAAATTATGACCGTAACCTGTCTGCCACCCTGGACCAGGAGCGCGACCTGGCCATGAAGCCGGATGGCAGGGTACTTTCCCGCTGGCATGATGTGCCCGGTGATGAGATCCCCGGCACTTACAACAAGGAAACGGGCTACTACGAAGCAATGTGGGGCTATACGGTCGACTCACAAACCGGCTATGTCATCAACGTGTGCGAACAATTTGATCTTACCGGAAAGCTCAGCTGGTTGAGATCTCACCAGCAAAGCTGCGAAAAAGCGCTCGACTGGCTCATTAAAAGAGACAGCGATCACAATGGCATCTTTGAAATGGTTAATCATAACATTACCGAAAAGACAGCCAGTGACTGGCTGGACATTGTATGGGCCAGCTATGAGAATGCTTTTGTGAACGCCCAGATGTACGGGGCGCTTCAGCACTGGTCTGGTTGCGAACGGGTGCTGGGCAACATGCCTGAGTCTGAATATTATGCATCAGTAGCACTAAAGCTAAAGACTGCATTCAACAAGCCCATCGAGGACGGCGGTTTCTGGTCGGAAAAAGATGGGCAGTATGTTTACTGGCGGGACAATGATGGGAGCATACATGGTAATAATCTGGTAACGCCTGTTAATTTTGCTGCCATTGCATTCGGTCTGTGCGACCAGCCTGCACGTATCAAAACTATCCTTGACAGCATAGAACAACGCATGACGCGTGAACACCTCTTTCACTGGCCTTTGTGCTTTGATTCGTTCAGGGAAGAAGAGGTTTCCGCGGGGAACTGGCCGTTCCCGAAGTATGAGAATGGAGATATCTTTCCCACATGGGGATACCTTGGGGTCCGTGCATACGCGCCGTATAACAAAGACATCGCATTAAAATATATCCGGAACATCCTTCACCAATATCAATTGGATGGCTTGTCGTCACAACGGTATAGCCGGATAACACAACAAGGACAGGGCGATGATGTACTGGCCGGGATATCCACCACGATAACGGCCTTATACCGGGACATATATGGCATCCGGCCCAAATGGAACCGGATGGGCCTGGAGCCACACCTGGATAGTACGCTGGATGGCACTTCGTTCAGGTATATGTTGCGTGACACGGCTTACCAGGTGAGCCTCCGCCTGGGAACATATCGATTAAGCGGGGATAACTTTTCAGTAGCTGCTACAACCGGTTTTGGCGTAGCAAACAGGAAAGATGGCCTTCATTATTACCATCTCAATAAAGACAGCTGCACACTGAATATAAAAACAACCACCGGCAAGCAGTCCATCGGCCTGTCAGTGCAGCGATGGGATGAAGCACAACTGTTATTCAATCTACACAGCAAAGGACCGCTAAAGATGGACATAAAAGGCCTGGTGCCGGATAGCTTTTATACAATCCATGCCGGCCATTTGTCAAAACGGGTAAAAGCCACAAACGAAGGCAGTCTTTCGGTTTCATGGACCAACCCGGGACAATTGGATTTTACGGTTAAAAAAGACCCTGCTGACCAACCGTGA
- a CDS encoding RagB/SusD family nutrient uptake outer membrane protein, which produces MKIKFPVYYITILSRTLRTGAKVAGLLLGIMLWSSCQRDLNLVSQDSITDATFWKTGDDFKLAANNLYNGLDRFGEEDVESDIAFNVPNVVSNGSLQPPETSGQWNDSYSYIRSANNIIEKGAAFTDPNILRYVAEAKFFRAWYYWKLLRLYGGVPLITKVLNTGDTALFTPRATRTATADFILKDLSEAQTDLPLQSDLSTQDIGRISKGAALALAARVALFEGTWEKFRGGTYAAYLDQAVTAAGQVINGSIYNLYTGSGAQSYRYLFIEAGDDSRECILDRRYARNILGQDAPYMYDQDGYNPTRKLADLYLDKNGLPITAPGTVFQGYSTFVSEYQDRDPRMTMTMIIPGTKTNRVFHPTEKVANWPDNPQRNFNTGYILYKYMSEDPVANNSGRLGDASLFDFDRHLIRYAEVLLVYAEAVFEKTGSISDADLDLTINKLRDRVNMPHLTNAFVAAHNLDMRTELRRERTVELALEGFRSDDLHRWKTAETELPQDVKGIKITGTQWATRAPYSDASYLSKVDANGFLIAETGRKFNPAKDYLQPLPTKEVAFYANNGKVLQQNPEW; this is translated from the coding sequence ATGAAAATTAAATTCCCTGTTTATTATATAACAATACTTTCCCGTACACTCCGCACAGGTGCCAAGGTAGCAGGCCTGCTGCTGGGCATCATGCTTTGGAGCAGCTGTCAGCGGGACCTCAACCTGGTATCCCAGGACAGCATTACAGACGCCACTTTCTGGAAGACCGGCGACGATTTTAAACTTGCTGCGAATAATCTTTACAATGGCCTGGACCGTTTTGGCGAAGAAGATGTAGAGTCAGATATCGCGTTCAACGTGCCAAACGTGGTCAGCAACGGTAGCTTGCAGCCACCGGAAACCTCCGGCCAGTGGAACGACAGTTATAGCTATATCCGGTCTGCCAACAATATCATTGAAAAAGGGGCTGCCTTTACGGATCCCAATATCCTGCGCTATGTGGCGGAAGCGAAATTTTTCCGGGCCTGGTACTACTGGAAGCTGCTGCGCCTGTATGGTGGCGTGCCGCTGATCACCAAAGTACTGAACACCGGCGATACCGCCTTATTTACGCCCCGCGCTACCCGCACGGCCACGGCAGACTTCATCCTGAAAGACCTGAGCGAGGCGCAGACAGACCTGCCCCTGCAATCAGATCTTTCCACCCAGGACATCGGCCGCATCAGCAAAGGCGCCGCGTTAGCACTCGCTGCCAGGGTGGCTCTTTTTGAAGGCACCTGGGAAAAGTTCAGGGGCGGGACCTACGCTGCCTACCTGGATCAGGCGGTGACGGCTGCAGGGCAGGTGATCAACGGTAGCATATACAACCTGTACACCGGCAGCGGTGCCCAGAGCTATCGTTACCTCTTTATTGAAGCCGGCGACGACTCCCGGGAATGCATCCTGGACCGGCGTTATGCGCGGAATATCCTTGGCCAGGACGCTCCATACATGTACGACCAGGATGGTTACAATCCCACCCGTAAACTGGCAGACCTGTACCTCGATAAGAACGGCCTGCCCATCACTGCGCCCGGCACGGTATTCCAGGGTTATAGCACCTTCGTATCCGAGTACCAGGACCGTGATCCCCGGATGACCATGACGATGATCATTCCCGGCACCAAGACCAATCGTGTATTCCATCCCACCGAGAAGGTGGCCAACTGGCCGGATAACCCGCAGCGTAATTTCAATACCGGTTATATCCTGTACAAGTATATGTCGGAAGACCCGGTGGCCAATAATTCCGGTCGCCTGGGCGATGCCAGCCTGTTTGATTTTGACCGCCACCTGATCCGTTATGCGGAGGTACTGCTGGTCTACGCGGAAGCGGTGTTTGAAAAGACCGGCTCCATCAGTGATGCAGACCTGGACCTGACGATCAACAAACTGAGGGACCGGGTGAATATGCCCCATCTCACCAATGCATTTGTGGCCGCACACAACCTGGACATGCGCACGGAGTTGCGGCGGGAGCGTACCGTGGAACTGGCCCTGGAAGGATTCCGTTCCGATGACCTGCACCGCTGGAAAACGGCAGAAACGGAATTGCCCCAGGACGTGAAGGGCATTAAGATCACCGGCACCCAATGGGCTACCCGTGCGCCTTACAGTGATGCCAGCTACTTGTCTAAAGTAGATGCGAACGGGTTCCTGATCGCGGAGACCGGGCGCAAATTCAACCCGGCCAAAGACTATCTGCAGCCTCTGCCTACCAAAGAAGTGGCCTTCTATGCCAATAATGGTAAGGTGCTGCAACAAAATCCCGAGTGGTAA
- a CDS encoding DUF3863 domain-containing protein, whose product MLILSAIAWAQTPGKAGSNALMGHRFLTFNTVIRVNQIEVSRDRNVGEDERALHTPEKVKAFRNAVAEGFPGGKMTWAFSWLALNDTSKNYREIRALVIGYHHTYGDEITFIPGAYFANAYNTTEQVNKDIHDALNIISRMVGNGYRPTSIVAGFLSSENQQYLAETENIHVCQGNIWSQFSIDNQDGDGSVAYPFYPSKEHFCKPAQDRSDFIDCVNLDGWSVDFLAGRRAGFAHGFNSRMGVGPIETIGRYGPDTGLKEMMHTTAIHFDEGFKLNGFGWVTNCWELSLPYNPAYLKRWLSQVRERWPDTRLITQGEFGLIWRKYYRRNTFNYRFVERGSGIGGSDADKEIRWFMNKDFRLALLRNNDDASSEKVIDFTDYDLPAHEPAEMTRKWSLLGDINQKQTRAQDKPVPLDSLSKHAQSLILRHYPYLFNSSK is encoded by the coding sequence TTGTTGATACTGTCCGCCATTGCATGGGCACAAACACCTGGAAAAGCAGGCAGCAATGCGTTAATGGGGCACCGCTTTCTTACTTTTAATACGGTCATCCGCGTAAACCAGATCGAAGTATCAAGAGACCGGAACGTGGGGGAAGATGAACGTGCGCTACACACGCCGGAAAAGGTTAAGGCTTTCCGGAATGCCGTTGCAGAAGGATTTCCGGGCGGGAAAATGACATGGGCCTTCAGTTGGCTTGCCCTGAATGACACCAGCAAAAATTACAGGGAAATACGGGCACTCGTGATCGGTTATCACCACACGTATGGAGATGAAATAACATTTATCCCGGGCGCCTATTTTGCCAATGCATACAACACCACGGAACAGGTTAACAAGGATATACACGATGCGTTGAATATCATTTCCAGGATGGTGGGAAATGGTTACAGGCCCACAAGCATTGTAGCGGGGTTTCTGTCCTCGGAGAACCAGCAATACCTGGCTGAAACGGAAAATATCCATGTGTGCCAGGGCAATATCTGGAGCCAGTTCAGCATTGATAACCAGGATGGGGATGGATCAGTTGCTTATCCTTTTTATCCATCCAAAGAGCATTTTTGCAAACCAGCCCAGGATAGATCCGACTTTATAGATTGTGTAAACCTGGATGGATGGTCTGTTGATTTCCTGGCAGGAAGAAGGGCCGGATTTGCACACGGGTTTAATAGCAGGATGGGAGTGGGCCCTATTGAAACGATCGGCAGATACGGACCGGATACCGGCTTGAAGGAAATGATGCACACCACTGCTATTCACTTCGATGAAGGCTTTAAGCTGAATGGATTTGGCTGGGTAACGAACTGCTGGGAATTATCCCTTCCATATAACCCGGCCTATTTAAAAAGGTGGCTAAGCCAGGTAAGAGAACGGTGGCCCGATACAAGATTGATCACACAGGGTGAATTTGGCCTGATCTGGAGAAAATATTACAGGCGGAACACTTTTAATTACCGTTTCGTTGAACGGGGGTCCGGCATTGGCGGCTCTGACGCTGATAAGGAGATCAGGTGGTTCATGAACAAGGATTTCCGTTTGGCCCTCCTGCGAAATAATGACGATGCTTCGTCTGAAAAAGTAATTGACTTTACGGATTATGACCTGCCGGCACATGAACCGGCGGAAATGACACGCAAATGGAGCCTCCTGGGAGATATCAACCAAAAGCAAACGCGTGCCCAGGACAAACCTGTGCCACTCGATTCTTTATCAAAGCATGCGCAATCATTAATTTTACGTCATTACCCTTACCTGTTTAACAGCTCAAAATAG
- a CDS encoding RNA polymerase sigma-70 factor has product MAGYGSMNDLELIALTGCDDQQAFAELYARYFDALYLHACQRLRDKAEAKDLVQELFSHLWSQRHALSTTEHFSSYLYKAIRNRVLNLLAHKAVEAKFLVNLQYTGNGTEAVTDHLAREHQLARVVEQEIQSLPPRMRQVFELSRKQHMPYKEIGMLLNLSEQSVRSHIKGALKLLRTRLGLWLYLAMLLWLS; this is encoded by the coding sequence ATGGCCGGATATGGAAGCATGAACGATCTGGAATTGATTGCCCTGACCGGGTGCGACGATCAGCAGGCTTTTGCCGAGCTGTATGCGCGTTATTTTGACGCCCTCTACCTGCATGCCTGTCAGCGGCTACGGGATAAAGCCGAAGCCAAAGACCTGGTGCAGGAATTATTCTCCCATCTCTGGAGCCAGCGGCACGCCCTGTCCACCACAGAACATTTCTCGTCCTATCTTTATAAAGCCATCCGCAACCGCGTATTGAACCTCCTGGCTCATAAGGCGGTAGAAGCAAAGTTCCTGGTGAACCTGCAGTATACCGGTAATGGCACGGAGGCGGTCACCGACCACCTGGCCAGGGAGCACCAGCTGGCCCGCGTAGTGGAGCAGGAAATACAATCGCTCCCGCCACGCATGCGGCAGGTGTTTGAACTAAGCCGCAAGCAACACATGCCCTATAAAGAAATTGGGATGCTCCTGAATTTAAGTGAGCAGTCTGTAAGAAGTCATATAAAAGGTGCACTGAAACTACTGCGGACCAGGCTGGGCTTATGGCTGTACCTGGCAATGCTGCTATGGCTTAGCTGA
- a CDS encoding FecR family protein, which translates to MERSPIPTLLEKYKNGTITPEELAMLEDWYLHWQPEPMEVPAEELAQLKVEVWQSLQLGAVHQRVIPWRSWAAAAAMLVLLAGAGFYMMHRSSSRPPVAVLPQPVGLPQPGGNRAILTLSNGRQILLEKNGKGVVAQDADATIRQAGDGQIAYDRNTSGKQVAGAPGLNTLSTPRGGQYHLLLADGTGVWLNAGSSITYPVNFDPKERKVIVTGEVYFEVAQHTGQPFRVLAGKAEIDVLGTRFNVKAYPDDPDIRTTLLSGSVKMANQARGNAAVLRPGQQGVLANNGNEISVSTVRAEDAISWKNGYFLFDSMDLPNIMKLIGRWYDVDVAYRSQLNHETFGGTFSRNAQLSEILGNLERLGKVHFEVLPGKVVVTDRIR; encoded by the coding sequence ATGGAAAGATCACCAATTCCAACGTTACTGGAAAAATATAAAAATGGAACAATTACACCGGAGGAACTGGCTATGCTGGAAGACTGGTACCTGCATTGGCAACCCGAACCTATGGAAGTGCCAGCCGAAGAACTGGCCCAATTGAAGGTGGAAGTGTGGCAGTCCCTGCAACTGGGAGCAGTGCATCAGCGGGTGATCCCGTGGCGCTCCTGGGCTGCTGCAGCGGCTATGCTTGTATTGCTGGCAGGCGCAGGTTTTTATATGATGCACCGGTCGTCTTCCAGACCACCGGTGGCCGTATTGCCACAGCCTGTTGGACTTCCGCAGCCCGGGGGTAACCGCGCCATTCTTACCTTGTCCAACGGACGGCAGATCTTACTGGAGAAGAACGGCAAAGGGGTAGTGGCCCAGGATGCCGATGCAACGATCCGGCAGGCGGGCGACGGACAGATCGCATACGACCGGAATACCAGCGGTAAACAGGTTGCCGGCGCGCCGGGGCTGAACACCCTGTCCACACCGCGGGGAGGACAATACCACCTGTTGCTGGCTGATGGTACAGGCGTATGGCTTAATGCAGGATCATCGATCACTTACCCGGTAAACTTTGATCCCAAAGAACGTAAAGTGATCGTTACCGGCGAAGTGTATTTTGAAGTAGCGCAGCATACCGGCCAGCCTTTCCGCGTACTGGCAGGCAAAGCAGAAATTGACGTACTCGGCACCCGGTTCAATGTGAAGGCTTACCCCGACGATCCCGATATCCGTACCACGCTGCTGAGTGGCAGTGTAAAGATGGCCAACCAGGCCCGGGGCAATGCTGCTGTGCTGCGCCCGGGCCAGCAGGGAGTGCTGGCCAATAACGGCAACGAGATCAGCGTAAGCACCGTGCGCGCAGAAGACGCGATCTCCTGGAAGAACGGCTACTTCTTGTTCGACAGCATGGATCTGCCCAATATTATGAAACTGATAGGACGCTGGTACGATGTGGATGTAGCGTACAGGTCTCAACTCAACCATGAAACCTTTGGGGGAACGTTTTCACGTAATGCGCAGTTGTCCGAGATCCTCGGCAACCTGGAGCGCCTGGGCAAAGTACATTTTGAAGTGCTGCCCGGAAAAGTGGTGGTCACAGACCGTATCCGTTAG